From Cellulophaga lytica DSM 7489, a single genomic window includes:
- a CDS encoding Crp/Fnr family transcriptional regulator, with translation MEEKLRDHIQNLIPLTDDEFSFILSHFSFEKYKKNDFLIQVEDNVKYCYFVVSGLLKLVYDDTNGKQHIVSFAMEDWWESDFSAYFTQTKAKMSLQCIEDTMVFSLSFKNYQKLLSQLPKMERFFLQKSNAGYISSQNRILSFLTSNAQQRYKQLLKQYPQLFQRVPKTLLASYLGVSRETLSRLSS, from the coding sequence ATGGAAGAAAAGTTAAGAGATCATATTCAAAATTTAATACCTCTTACAGATGATGAGTTTTCATTTATTCTATCGCATTTTTCATTTGAAAAATATAAAAAAAATGATTTTCTTATTCAAGTAGAAGATAATGTAAAGTATTGTTATTTTGTTGTTTCGGGACTTTTAAAATTAGTTTACGATGACACAAATGGGAAACAGCATATTGTTTCATTTGCAATGGAAGACTGGTGGGAAAGTGACTTTTCAGCTTATTTTACACAAACTAAAGCTAAAATGTCATTACAGTGTATTGAGGACACTATGGTATTTTCTTTAAGCTTTAAAAATTATCAAAAACTATTATCTCAATTACCCAAAATGGAGCGTTTTTTTCTCCAAAAATCTAACGCAGGATACATTTCTTCACAAAATAGAATTTTATCTTTTTTAACTTCAAATGCTCAGCAAAGGTATAAACAGTTACTTAAACAATATCCTCAACTATTTCAGCGAGTTCCCAAAACTCTTTTAGCTTCATATTTAGGTGTTTCACGTGAGACACTTAGTCGGCTTTCTTCTTAA
- a CDS encoding RidA family protein translates to MEKRIINPWKWQNERSYAQAIEVRKPEGTLYVSGQTAIDADGKSSTADMQTQLLKSIENLEKVITEAGYECKNIVRLNIYTTSSEELFTCFDIFQNWIKKHNIKQASTLLEVKSLFETLKIELEVTVVK, encoded by the coding sequence ATGGAAAAAAGAATAATTAATCCTTGGAAATGGCAGAACGAAAGAAGTTATGCACAAGCAATTGAAGTAAGAAAACCAGAAGGAACTTTGTATGTTTCTGGGCAAACAGCAATAGATGCTGATGGAAAATCTAGCACTGCAGATATGCAAACTCAATTACTTAAATCTATAGAAAATTTAGAAAAAGTGATAACGGAAGCCGGTTATGAATGTAAAAATATTGTGAGATTAAACATTTATACAACTTCATCTGAAGAGCTTTTTACCTGTTTTGATATTTTCCAGAATTGGATTAAGAAACATAACATAAAGCAAGCAAGTACACTATTAGAAGTTAAAAGTCTTTTTGAAACTTTAAAAATAGAATTAGAAGTTACCGTGGTAAAATAA